A region of the Oncorhynchus gorbuscha isolate QuinsamMale2020 ecotype Even-year linkage group LG02, OgorEven_v1.0, whole genome shotgun sequence genome:
GTAACCTTCGGTCCACACAGCTCCTCCCTGTCTATTGTTTCAGCCACAATTAAGTCTCCGGTATTCACATTAATGTCACAGTAACGTTGACGACTGCCATCCATATCCAAACGAGCTTTACGACCTGAAAGTCTCTTAGCATCCAGCCCCAGATCCTTAGCTAGATTTCCGATCACAGATCCGCGTTTCATCTCCTCTGGAATAGAATAGCTCAAGTCTCCATTGCTGATGCGCATCAGGCAATGACAAAAAGCCAGGCGGAACAATAAGGTAAAAACCGAAGATCCCGTGTACCCCATTCTGGATGATCAAAACCAATTGTCAACATTAGAGTTCAAAACTAGTCGAACTGATACGGTATTGTAAGTGTGCAATATTAGGCTCTCAAAAGGAATAGCAAAACGATTGTTATCCGACTGCTCTTCGTTGAAAGTGATGCAATATCGCCTATTACTCTTTTGAATAATCCAATGGTGGGTGGAGAAAAGCATGCAATTCTATGTATGGTAATCAGCGACATCCTGAGTTCATACAGAGTACAGCAGTCACAATACACACAGGTCCACGTCATTTATCATCTTGGTCAGTATCCCGCCCTCTGAGTTGTATTTCGAACGTTTCATGCAGCTGagcaagagaagagaggaaaaccaATAGCTGTGAGAAATCAACTCGTTATGTAATCATAAATGAGAAGATATGAAAAGTAAATTCAATATTTCCATACTTTTGCCACTGTCTGACTAATTATGTATTAGCGAATAACAAAAATTAATAAATCGATAAGCCAAATCAACGGTCCACATCAAATTAAACGATGACTCATCCGTATTATTAATCAAACCCAGCAATTATGTGTCCACTATACTCTTAGGCAGTGGTTCCCAAAAGGCTtgtcgatctccaaggcatttctCGTCGATGCCAAACATTTCTATAAAAAACCCAACCATATTCCTCTTTTTTTTTGTTCTCGatctgttggtggtaggtgcagccAATTCATCTGCCCTGCGCTCCGGGTTGGTAAACTGttgccatttcatgtgtctgaaggtacaaactaTGTCATTCCGGTGGGCCTGGAGATGAAATCAAGTGCATTATGCCTCCGATGGCCAATAAGATTGCTAAAATGACCGAGTCTGCAGTAACATAGCAGGCATAAACGAAAACTACGGCAAAATGAATACTGTGAGATTTCTaaacgtttaaaaccatgactagagagagattGTCAACgaatactgcaaaaaaaatgctgtttttatgagtgagttcatgttgaAGTTTAAGTGTTGAGAGACGGACCCTTAGTCTGCTGCTCTCAATCCGCTGagcctgaccatcagatgcaagcatcatcagcccagtaaaataaacagtcaattatttaaatgtatgttcactcagctgtgcctcacaagtaatacaacaatggatatattaccggtgtgatcatatagcctactTCAAATTGTGAAATATAATTTAAAATAATGTCCCgaacaacaatgcattggcaggTAAATTCAAGCAAAGCCAGTATGCTGTGTTAATGTATTGGGTCTAAATCtaactgcacaaacctcattagTACataactgtttttaattggttaatgttacATAGGCTTACATTTTTTAGGCATGTTAATAAAAAATCAGAGCGGTAGATCTCAGCATTTTGACTCACAacgtgatcttgactcagaaaaggcaGTTGACCACTGCTCTAACGTAAAATGATGGTTACGTCGCTGTCCACTAACCACGTGCTGAAATGTGGAAACGTAGCCAATATACTGTTTAAGAAATGTAGTAGGCAATGAGGATACTACAGAAAGGAAAATGTAAACAAACTCCATGATTGGGGTAGAATCACTAACTTTATACACACCAACAACGAAATTGAAAGAATATCCCTTGTGAAAATGCATTAAAACGTGAATATTGATGTCTTTACATAACCCTTCATAATCAAGAGGATAAAGAAGAATTTAAGGAAAAGACCACTAACACACTAGGAAAGATATTATGATATCATCCGAATCGTTCGCTCACAAACAAAAGGGGTATCACCTCTTAGTTCTATCTTACCTCAATAGACTCCCCTGCAGTGTTGAGTGTGATGAAACTTCCTTCTAATAACTTCGTTGGGCTTCTCTTCAGTGTCTGATCAGCAGGCAGCGTGCTGTCATTATAAGATCTGACAAAATTGAAGTCACTGGTGCGTGAGCCCAATGTCAGGTATGCATCACAGTTATAAGAACTGCGCAGAGTTCCAGCTCCATCCACCTCTGCATAGTTGGGAGGGAAATACGTGCTGGGAATGGCGACTGCTCCATCAAACAACATTCTAGGCTTTCTACTGCGGCAGAACCTCACGGTCAGAATGAGAATAATGAAAGTCAGGAAaaaggtggaaacagagaccagACCAATGATCAAATAGGAAGTTAGTTTGGAACTATCCTCATAAGACATGTCTTTCAGTTCTGGAACCTCAGCCAAGTTATCTGATATGAGTAAATATACATCacaggttgtagagagagagggctgtccgTTATCTTTCACTAATATAACAAGGTTTTGCTTCATACTGTCAGATTCAGAAATGTCCCGCTCTGCCCTGATCTCTCCGCTGTGGAGAGCAATAGTGAAAAGTCCCGGATCAGTCGATTTAACGATGTGATATGAAAGCCACGCGTTTTGTCCAGAGTCAGCATCCACAGCTATCACCTTGGAAACCAGGGACCCCGCCAGAGCAGCTTTGGGGACCATCTCAGTCATCAAGGAGTTCCCTGCTGGAGCAGGGTATAATATCTGGGGAGAGTTATCATTCTCATCTGTTATGAAGACACTCACTGTCACGTTACTGCTGAGTGGAGGAGAACCATTGTCTCTGGCTACAACGTGGACTTTGAAGCTCCTAAACTGCTCATAATCAAATGTTCTCACAGCATGGATCACCCCCGTGTCTCCGTTGATGGATATAAATGAGGACACCGGAACACCGTTCACATCACTAGGCAATAGAGAATAGACCACTGTGCcgttctgtctccagtctgggTCTCTGGCAGTAACTGAACACATAGAggagccaggcttgttattttcAATCACATAGGCGCTGTAGGATTGTTCTTCAAACACAGGTGGATTGTCATTCACGTCTGACACAGATAAATGAATAGTCATTGAGGAGGACAAAGGTGGAAACCCCTCGTCAGTGGCAGTAATAGTTATGTTATAATCTGATATTATCTCACGGTCTAGTTCACCTGTTGTTATCAGAGAATAATAGTTTTTGATTGAGGGGTTTAATTTGAAAGGAACATTTTGTTGAATGGAGCAGCGGACCTGTCTATTTCCCTGTGAATCTTCATCTTGTACATTTATGATCCCCACCTCTGTTCCAGGTAACACATTCTCGGGGATGGGATTGTTAAAGGATTTGATCAATATCACCGGTGCGTTGTCATTTAAATCAGTGATTTCTATCATTACTTTTGCATTGCCAGCTAAACCAGACCCATCTTTAGCCTGGACACGTACTTCGTATTCTGTATTTTCTTCATAATCTATGGGACCCTGCACTTTCATCTCGCCGGTCTTTTTATCGATGGAAAACAGTTTAGCTGCTTTATCGGAAATACGACTGAACTCATATGATACTTCTCCATTTGCTCCTTCGTCTTCATCACTTGCACTAACTGCAACTACAACAGTCCCTGTTGGAGAATTTTCAGGCAAACGGACTTTATACACTGTCTGGCTAAACACTGGTTTATTATCGTTAGCATCCAACACAGTGACGTGTAT
Encoded here:
- the LOC123995322 gene encoding protocadherin gamma-A11-like; translated protein: MRISNGDLSYSIPEEMKRGSVIGNLAKDLGLDAKRLSGRKARLDMDGSRQRYCDINVNTGDLIVAETIDREELCGPKVTCSLKYELVLEKPLELHRITVQIQDINDNSPRFPNARIDLEIQESADKGARYPLDEPHDSDIGLNGIQSYSLERNAYFILDVQTSSDGGKYGELVLEKELDREQQQEVTLLLTAVDGGTPLRSGSVVIHVTVLDANDNKPVFSQTVYKVRLPENSPTGTVVVAVSASDEDEGANGEVSYEFSRISDKAAKLFSIDKKTGEMKVQGPIDYEENTEYEVRVQAKDGSGLAGNAKVMIEITDLNDNAPVILIKSFNNPIPENVLPGTEVGIINVQDEDSQGNRQVRCSIQQNVPFKLNPSIKNYYSLITTGELDREIISDYNITITATDEGFPPLSSSMTIHLSVSDVNDNPPVFEEQSYSAYVIENNKPGSSMCSVTARDPDWRQNGTVVYSLLPSDVNGVPVSSFISINGDTGVIHAVRTFDYEQFRSFKVHVVARDNGSPPLSSNVTVSVFITDENDNSPQILYPAPAGNSLMTEMVPKAALAGSLVSKVIAVDADSGQNAWLSYHIVKSTDPGLFTIALHSGEIRAERDISESDSMKQNLVILVKDNGQPSLSTTCDVYLLISDNLAEVPELKDMSYEDSSKLTSYLIIGLVSVSTFFLTFIILILTVRFCRSRKPRMLFDGAVAIPSTYFPPNYAEVDGAGTLRSSYNCDAYLTLGSRTSDFNFVRSYNDSTLPADQTLKRSPTKLLEGSFITLNTAGESIEVR